The following is a genomic window from Pan paniscus chromosome 18, NHGRI_mPanPan1-v2.0_pri, whole genome shotgun sequence.
aaaccctgtctcaaaagaaaaaaataataatatgaagtGACCAGGTgtgttgactcatgcctgtaatcccaccactttgggtcgaggcaggaggatcactggagcccaggagtttcaaacgagcctaggcaacagagtgagaccctgtctctatattaaacacacacacacacgcacacacacacacacacacacacacatacaaaggcAGCCAGACTATGCACTAGGAACTGCCCTGGGAATCCCTTTGTgttctcacaacaatcccattTCACATGAAGAAACCTAGGCACAGAAATATTCAGTGAcgtgtccaggtgcggtggctcacacctgtaatcccagtactttgggaggctgaggcaggcagatcacgaggtcaggagttcgagaccatcctggccaacatggtgaaaccccgtctctactaaaaatacaaaaattagctgtgtgtggtggcaggtgcctgtaattccagctactcaggaagctgaggcaggagaattgcttgaacccgggaggcagaggttgcaatgagccgagatcacaccactgcactccaacctgggtgacagagcaaaactccgtctgaaaaaaaaaaaagaaatattaagtaacttgtctgaggcCACATAGTTACCAAGACgtgggagctgggacttgaacccaggcagtctggctggatTCATGCCTGCAGCCTCTGCACTCCTGCTACTTACTGTGTGAGAAGCGCCTGTTCTGTGCAAGGTTGTGGGCTGAGATCTTTCCATGACTTCCACTCATTTACCCCCAAGGCTGTTCTTAAAGATGGGCATGAcagttatgcccattttacaggtggggccCTGAGGCTCACAAGGGCACACCACTCACCCATTTCCACAAAGCTATAGTTAGTTAGCAGAGGGCAGAATTCGGCCGCCTCTCCCCTAGCTTGAAGGCTGTGATTGacacagaggtttttttgttgtcgttgctgttgtttgttccttttacttttttttgagacagggtcttgctctgtcatcccggctggagtgcagtggtgcgatgtcagctcactgcaaactctgcctccaagatgcaaatgattctcgtgcctcagcctcccaagtagctggaattacaggtgtgcactaccacgcccagctgttttttgtagagatggggttagtagagatttgttttatagagacgggatttcaccatggtctctactaaaccccgtctctactaaaaatacaaaaattacccaggcgtggtggcacatgcctgtagtcccagatactcaagaggctgaggcaggggaatcacttgaacctgggaggtggaggttgcagtgacccaaaatcatgcactctagcctggggtcttgcttttgcccaggttagagtgcagtggcacaatcatagtggctcactgcagcctcaaactcctgggctgaagggaatcctcccacctcagcctcccaagtagctaggactataggcatgtgccatcatggtgagttaattttttgtgtgtttttattgtctcgagacagagtcttgctctgttgctcaggctggactgcaatggtgtgatcttggctcaccgcaacctccacctcctgggttcaagcgattctcctgcctcagcctcccgagtagctgggattagaggtgcgtgccaccatggctggctaattttgtatttttagtagagacagggtttcgccatgttggtcaggctgctctcgaactcctgacctcgtgatccacctgcctcggcctctcaaagtgttgggattacaggcatgagccactgagcctggcctggtgagctaatttttaaatttgttatagagacaagagtctctcttatgttgcccaggctggtctcgaccccctggcctcaagtgatcctcccacctcggcctcccaaagtgctgggattacagatgggtgtcaccgcacctggccactgaggaggatttcattataaacctgccctgaagggagggaatccaattttacgagagggtgtagcctggtgaggcctggatgacctccggaggcaggggcttgtgcctgggctgaggcctaagggtcaatgggcagacatgaagttgccccaggcagagggtacagtgtaggcaaagtcaggaagtggcagggcttggatcactccaggaagagagaggagtcatgtgtcacaggagctcgagacccagagagggaggcaggcaggcaggcagggaccaagcttgggcacagccaggaaggcaggacagggcatggtggggccaatggaatcattacccaagtcggggattttcagggaaacagcttagataaggccaggcatacagtagctcccacctgtaatcccagcatttggggaggctgaggtaggaggactgcttgagcctgggagttcgagaccagcctaggcaacatagtcagacccccatatccacaaaaaatttaaaaaaggagtttgtgttcctgtagtagcatacttgggaggttgagctggcagtatcacttgagcccgggagttcaaggctaaagtgagctgattgagccattgcactccagcctgagcaacagagagatacgctgtctcaaaggaaatacaaattaaaaaaccagccgggcatgctggcgtgtgcctgtagtctcagctacttgggacactgaagtgggaggatcgcttgagcccaggagttcaaggctgccgtgagctatgattgtgcctctgcagtccagcctgggtgacagagaaagaccctgtcccttaaaaaaaaaaaaaacaaaaaaacttaggtaagaggatgctgtgcctccctgggggtcttcagtcacccatggtcctggcaagaggagggccaggagacagcttcacccacctgctgtcctgcccaTGTGACATCCGCAGGTGCTGCCATGGCCACGACTGTTGTTACACTCGAGCTGAGGAGGCCGGCTGCAGCCCCAAGACAGAGCGCTACTCCTGGCAATGCGTCAATCAGAGCGTCCTGTGCAGTGAGTCCCCAGCAGCACCATGCCACCCACCCCAAGTATCCCCTGGGCACCCTGGCATAGCCAGATGACTTCCGTGCCCCTGTTGCAATAACCACTGCTTCCAAGTCTCTATAGACCACCCCTTGGGTATATCTaatgtaagtgatatttattttatttattttttgagtcagagtctcgctctgtcacccaggctagagtgtgctgatgtgatcttggctcactacaacctctgcctcctgggttcaagcgattctcatgcctcagcctcccaagtggctaggactacaggcatgcaccatcacgcccagctaatttttgtatttttttcagtagaggtggggtttcaccaagttggccgggctggtctcaaactccccacctcaagtgctctgcccgccttggcctcccaaagtgctgggattacaggcatgagccgtggtgtctggccctaatgtgagtgatcttTAACACTGCgcacttgaaaaagaaaaccccGAAGAAACCTAATTATTTGATGTCTGGATgacaaggaagaagatagaaatggcatcagataataaacagtgtaaatgtttatcagaaagGGGCTGGTGGTCGGGacaagtaggaggatcgcttgagtccaggagtgcatctctacaaaaaagttaaaggattttttaacattggccaggcgtggtggcacacatctgtgatcccagctacttgggaggctgaggcaggaggattgcttgaagcccaggaggttgaggctgcagtgagctgtgatcaagccactgcactccagcctgggtgacacagcaaaatccagtctcaaaaaataataataataatattttacataaccaaccacttctaaagattaaaaaaaaccccatgattaaaaacctcaggtccctcaggcaatcataccagatatcgaaacaaagcaataacataaggactgcagtatatattttatttttatattatttatttattctttgttagtttgtttttggagtgtgggttttgttttgttttttgatttttttattttgttctactcaattttattcttattgctcaggcttgagtgcaatggcctgTTCTCAGCTaactcaacctccgcctcttgggtttgcgTGATGACGGTTCCACGTcatcggccctccgcctcttgcgTTTGGATGATGATGGGTCCACGTcatcggccctccgcctcttgggtttgcaTGATGATGGGTCCACGTcatcggccctccgcctcttgggtttgcaTGATGATGGGTCCACGTcatcggccctccgcctcttgggttcgggcgATGATGGGTCCACGTCATCGGCCCTcggcctcttgggtttgggtggtttttctgcctcaacctcctgagtagctaagggaggtgtcttgagattatcatccgctgagggtggagctgagggtggaggtgagggtggagctgagggtggaggtgagggtggagctgagggtggaggtgagggtggaggtgagggtggagctgagggtggaggtgagggtggaggtgagggtggaggtgagggtggagctgagggtggaggtgagggtggaaggggagtgATGAGACACTCGGGAGGTGTCTTGAGATTATCATCCGCTGAGGGTGGAGGGGGATACAGCAGACACTCGGCAGGCGTGTTGAGATTATCATccgctgagggtggagctgagggtggagctgagggtggaaggggagtgATGAGACACTCGGGAGGTGTCTTGAGATTATCATCCGCTGAGGGTGGAGGGGGATACAGCAGACACTCGGCAGGCGTGTTGAGATTTTCATccgctgagggtggagctgagggtggaagaggagtgaGGAGACACTGGGGAGGCGTCTTGAGATTATCATCCGCTGAGGGTGGAAGGGGATGGAGCGGACACTCGGGAGGTgtcttgaggctcagggagtttTGAGTTCTAGAACGTTGTTGAGTTGGAGGAGGTGGCTGGTGGCccatcctgttttttaaagtttcagctgtGAGGTAGGGCCAGTGGGGCAATCCTGAAGAATGACGATGCTCCGCTGCCGCCATTCTGACCTGTAGGGACAAAGGAGGGAATGCTTTCACACATATCCATTTGATGGACAAAATTACCGCCACCAACACAGTCTGcaccttctgttgctggtgatagATTTTTGCACCTTTCCATCCTCCAGGTTTCAAAATAGCAGTATCAGTGTCATAATATCACCCTTCCACTGAGTACTGCTGACAGCTGGGGGGTAAAGAAAAGTCATTGGGACACACTGTTGTCtccacatgccactgtgtctgtctgcaaatgtaggcaggctggggtcctgccccagggaagacagagtcataacagagtaataaagaagcatgtttgagacacaggagtgtctatgtctatcctcattcctccctcacagccatcaccagagcatgtttcttgcaccaggtcaacagacagtaagagacagtaagagaggcatgaaaagcccattgtccacacatgttgcagcttctttttggagaatgttttccaggccttttatgttctgtctctgattctcagaactctgcaaggtcagtgtgaccaccctgctccaaatctaagaaaacagaggtttccagaggaaggagaaattgtgcccagggtcacacagcttgcaagaggcagagtggaagttgattccagctctgcctgcaggcccctctcatttcccctctgtttcccttcttgacaaaggatcttcttcactctggaggtgccacccatgagaacaaagagctctggagagatgtggattcctgaagagctgcaggggaactgggagagggttttctgacagaacaatcttatctcaagaagtcagttaggcatggctataatatttcttttcactcccagGTAATACCAAATTGTAAGTGCACTAAGACATGAAGAATActtttgtccatggaaaaatgaggtgggaattctaaacaaagcaagttttaaaactgtgtttcactTCAAGTGTACAAGTCCCATCACGTGTAATCATAGGACTCGGCAGCTTTTGAAGGTACAGAGGCCACACAAGAACCAGCTTAGCTGAGCATCATTTAAGGCCTTCATTTGGAATTGTCCCTGTGGGTAATAAGTTACATTCACTCTTCACTAATTTACAGTCAGGGcccatttgctattacaaatacgGGACCTCTGACACTTAGAATATTAGATCAGGGGCCCCACTGGGTGGGGATGAAAGTGTTTTTGCACAACATGGTTACCAACAGGGATGGGACTGTGATGCTTGTAGgcagcctttctctctgccatctccctctgtagggcttgagcacagagctgtagggagaaaaatgtatccaggtcctgacctggcagactatgtccaaaagcaaggaaaacaagcAAACTTACCCAGTTGCAAAGAGGCTTTCTTGCAGAAGGGGGGATCTGAAAAAGCCAACACATGAGAAATTGAATGTTGAGAGAGTCTAAGGGCCGTGGCATCATCTGCATCAGCACTGAACTATCCTGCAACTGCGGGGAGGAAGCTCCTTACTTTGCATTTGTGGTAGTCCTCTGCCCGCCGCCGCAACTCTTGCGCACGTTGAAACATTTTCCTATGGATTACAATCACTTTCATCAGATAAAGCACCActttcaggatgattttaaataatctgccaTATTTCTGTTATCCTCACAACTGTACCCTTACACAATCTATCTCTACCTAGAAAACGTATTTCAGATGGCTATAAGAGTACAGTCtgagccggtcacggtggctgatgcctgtaatcccagcactctgggagggcgaggcggatggatcatgaggtcaggagattgagaccatcgtggctaatatggtgaaaccccttctctactaaaaatacaaaaaattagccaggcgtggtggcaggcacctgtaatcccagctactcgggaggctgaggcagggcaatcacttgaacctgggaggcggaggttgcagtgagccaagatcacgtcattgcactccagcctgggtgacacagcgagactccatctcagaaaaacaaaaacaaaaacgaaaacaaaaaaactgtacagTCTGATCCAAACTGTTGCTATATTGACTCCTCCTATTGCTTACTGCCTGCTGACTTCAGAGATGATAGTTTCCTTCCCCATTCTCAGTATATCCCTAATTCATccttcattgagcatcttttatcataaagctgtattctctttgtattaatatCCTTACCGTGTTTCACAGGGCAGAAACAGCTGGGCTTATAAACAGGCATAGTCCTTTTGAAGGATGTGGTTGATCCTACAACAATACACTTTCCTAAGGATGACAACAACTCATCCCACCCCTAGAATGGCTGGTATGAACCGAGTTTCCACACATTCTAGCTGGCAATGGGGTCAGGAGACGTTTTGCTACTTCACATCTTTTGGTCACTGGTAAATATTAaggtactttgttttctgttttgtgaactctctctctctctcacgatatgtcttctgaccatttgtttctatttctgcatttacTGGGTCTAAACATTGTACAGAGGTTAAAAACAACACTCCAATGGGCGTTTCCCAGGAGGGTGGGGTTCAGTTTCTGAACTCACTTGTaggtgtgtatttctttcatatccaatttcccattttcctctgcctctgatacctacctctccttttctgcatgctcacattctttcatgcttagtttcctcagattagaagggagagaaatgcacacacatgatccaccagcccgtgtgggattccctctgcccttctggcATCTGAAGGCTGTGATTCAAAGATCCCCCCCCTGCAACCTTTCCACAAATGAACCAACTGATTCTCACAACCGAAGGGAGAATTGACACCTCCCATTGAGggacaaaaaaaagtcacactctggcctgctggcaagtcacctgtcatttccagctcatcttcatagttccatagttagtcctattctttagtaaatataaagactatTAAAAGCTTCTATGAGGTGCACTATGTGTGTTTCTGGGGTCAGTCTTGTGCTTGACACAGCGAAAGCTCATTTTAGTTCAGTGTGAAAAACCAGACCTCACCAATTCATCACAACTAACTCCATCGGAAGCAGAGGATTGCTCCTCATCTGACTCCTCCTGTGTGAGCCCTGATTCTCAGTCAGAGGCTGATGCCGGAACTGAGACCATCAGCCATAGAGAGATCCTTCCAGAATATGGTGTCATTAACCCCACAGTTCACTACTGCACTTTGCCGTGATTCAGGACTGGAACTCTTGTCATCGACTTTAAAGATCCTGGTTGAGAGAAAAGGCAATCTGAATGCTGGGTGCATCTATTGAATTACAAATGATCGAAATGGCTCCTAAGTCAGGGTGTTATGTCCTGAAAATACGTGACAACGGCAAACCATCCACCCTGGTGTTGACTGACTTTAACAAGGTTCAGTTCACAGAGATtgagggcagaaaaaggaaatggcctaaaaagggtaagtttgctgtgttgccctcacACCACTTGATTCATGGTCCTGATCCTAAGGATCTCACCCGATACTTGGTTTTATAGGAAGGATGTGTAAAATTCCCAGAACGCTAGGAAACAGGGACGAAAACACTTCAAAGAGAAAGTTAATCAACTTGTTTCTGACCACAGGGCATCCTTCAGCACATGCTGTCTGGAGTGGCCTCAAACAAGgagtgtgtggtgtggtgctgagaatgcaatgggagcagggtcctgtccccacgctaaagaagctcacagtttaatgcaaatgagaagccagtgaggacatcactactcctgctgtgcacttgggaactagaaacacaaaacctgactctggagggaagctaaggaagcattctactcttgagttgacataagtgcatctgaagcttctgatctccgatgagaacaatgggggacaccaaacagaatataaaacccatgattgaatacatcaaattgctaacatggcagtaaacagacatgaggtgaagatggagaagaaggaaacccaggacgaaagtcagcctcgcatttggaacccatttccctgagtttcattgctgaattccagaAGGAACTACTGAGATGCAAAGAAGCACAGCAGCTTTTGCACACATGCGTGGGATTAGATGGAAAACAAGTGGATTGAGGGTCTGCCAATGAAAGCGACCCATactgaagtccactggctctggttgAGACCCAGAAGAGTCATGCATCAGAATAGAGGTGGACAGGAAATACCCTGGCCTTTGTAGGGACTGAGCCTGCACCGACGACCTCAATTGCAGCCTGTATGGAGGacccctgaccatcccccagaagtagactcccatctcttctgcagcaagataacatgctactaggcctcaattcattgctaaatattttttaacaagtatctcacatttaacaaaaaaagatcagtcatatggcagcaaaatacaatgtaatatgaccaaaacatgaaagactgtgaaaatgaatctggaggtgacccaagcattgaattcaacaatccaggctgggtgtggtggctcacactgggaggctgaggtaggcagatcacctgaggtcaggagttcaagactagcctggccaacatggtgaacccctgtctctactaaaattacaaaaattgggctgggcacggtggctcacgcctgtaatcccagcacattgggaggccgaggtgtgcggatcatgatgtcaggagttctagaccagcttggccaatatggtgaaaccccgcctctactaaaaatacaaaaattatctgggcatggtggcatacgcctgtagtcccagctactcaagaggctgagggataagaatcgctcgaacctgggaggtggaggttgcagcgagccaagatcatgccactgcactctagcctgggtgacagagtgagactctgtctcaaaaaaaaaaaaaattggccaaatgtggtggcacgcacctataatccaagctactcgggaagctgaggcagaattgcttcaaactgggaggcagaggttgcagtgagccaagattgcaccatagcactccagcctgggcgacagagcgagactctatctcaaaattaaaaaaaaaaaaaaaaaggctaggtgtggtggctcacacctctaatcccagcactttgggaggctgaggcgggtggattacctgaggtcagaagttcgagaccagcctggacaacatggtgaaaccccatctctagtaaaaatacaaaaattagctgggcgtggtggtgggcacctgtaatcccagctacttgggaggctgaggcaggagaatcgcttgaacccaaaaggcagtgagctgagattgtgccattgcactacagcctgggcaacaacagcaaagctccatctcaggaaaaaaaaaaaaaaaaaaaaaaaaagagagaaaggaaaaccaatgccagtactagcaactcctcttcccccgaaaaaatgacaaacaagaatgtaggaagggaaaggaattatacagcttaaactaatgaagcagaaaggacaaaCTCAATTTTGAGCCCACTGAATTTGCcacaaatattgtagaaaatattctcaaggactctacagttgtctactttgattggcacatggttcatacaacagtatttgtgtcaaggcacatcttactgttttctggcggtcttcctctttccattgattttgtcaTGATGGTTGATTTTCGTTGTCACCTTCATCTTATGGATTTTAACTCTAACTTTTGTTATCACATGTCTCCGTAGAGTAATGACGTCTTTCCGGccaattttatttcctggaaaggaagaaactcttttctttgtgtgcatacaaatggacctcagcccttggtgagagtgaggagaggagaaggtgagaaacctgagggcaagaagctgttctttccctttccagggcaAACTCATTTCCACACTATGGGGACTCCAATAGAGCCATACCTTCCTGTCTACGGCGGTTGGACCTCCAGGCTCTCTGCTGTACATCTGTGGATCCATCATGTCCATTTTCAGACCGGAAGATAGTCTTCAGGAAAGACAACTAGGAAATAACAATATAAGAATGacggctgggcacggcggctcatgcgtataatcccagtactttgggaggccgaggcaggtggatcacggggtcaggagttcaagaccagcctggccaagatggtgaaaccccgtctctactaaaaatacaaaaattagccgggcatggcagcgggcgcctgtaatctgagctactcgggaggctgaggcagagaaccgtttaaagctgggaggcggaggttgcagtgagccgagatcacaccactgcactccagcctgagcgacagaatgagactctgtcacacacacacacacacacacacacacacacaagaatgacatgaggctggcacggtggctcactcctgtaatcccagcactttgggaggccgaggcaggcggatcacctgaggtcgggagtttgagaccagcctcaccaacatggagaaacgctgtctctgctaaaaatacaaaattagccaggcatggtggtgcatgtctgtaatcccagctagtcgggaggctgaggcaggagaatcacttgaacccagcaggaaaaggttgtggtgagctgagattgtgccattgcactccaacctgggcaacaaaattgaaactctgtctcaaaaaaaaaaaaaaaaaaaaaaaaaaataggccaggtgcggtagctcacgcctgtaatcccagcactttgggaggctgaggcgggtgaatcacaaggtcaagagatggagaccatcctgggcaacatggtgaaaccccgtctctactaaaaatacaaaaattagctgagcatggtgatgcatgcctgtagtcccagctacttgggaggctgaggcaagagaactgcttgaactcaggaggcagaggttgcagtgagccaagatcccaccactgcactccagcctggtgacagagtgagactccgtctcaaaaaaaaaaaaaaaaaaaaaaaaatgacatgaatatacttcacacaacggaactgtacacttcaacacggttagatggtaattatcatcttataagtattttaccacaggttaacatgtttcacaacttgaaaaggaagtaattaccttcagctgtctgagttctagaatttgtaacatttcaccccctgctccttcctgatctgcactggagcatcttccttctgtccctgctctactcagagttcactttgccttccctcacatcagcttcgttgaggctggtttgaacttaacgcaaaacattctcactaatgactgaattcccaccaagatttccatattatcacagtatgcttttaatcttcgaagatattaaatatttgttctcatcatagctaaaatgcaatgcaaatcccatctcagatgtgggtcagatacctatg
Proteins encoded in this region:
- the LOC129394262 gene encoding nuclear pore complex-interacting protein family member B4-like is translated as MQMMPRPLDSLNIQFLMCWLFQIPPSARKPLCNWVRMAAAEHRHSSGLPHWPYLTAETLKNRMGHQPPPPTQQRSRTQNSLSLKTPPECPLHPLPPSADDNLKTPPQCLLTPLPPSAPPSADENLNTPAECLLYPPPPSADDNLKTPPECLITPLPPSAPPSAPPSADDNLNTPAECLLYPPPPSADDNLKTPPECLITPLPPSPPPSAPPSPPPSPPPSPPPSAPPSPPPSPPPSAPPSPPPSAPPSPPPSAPPSADDNLKTPPLATQEVEAEKPPKPKRPRADDVDPSSPEPKRRRADDVDPSSCKPKRRRADDVDPSSCKPKRRRADDVDPSSSKRKRRRADDVEPSSRKPKRRRLS